From one Rosa rugosa chromosome 4, drRosRugo1.1, whole genome shotgun sequence genomic stretch:
- the LOC133707181 gene encoding protein NRT1/ PTR FAMILY 5.5-like: MITKESTLFQMMKYGVLVWPNLLTTYLMSIMATYLTGVWKISITHAAIIVNLYSGTVGIMPVGLKLIMDAFVGSYWVVLLSRFAFAAGLVLLTMSTPPVLSLATGTCSSYDGECIGQVQRILFYTGLPLIAVGVSGHLSSLMEFVESQIPPPTYEQLFPSQYNKSDPEADDNDHLLCQIRSCKGFFFVMLSLLVPGVAITTIGYVRPWSFKFGIPATFTVVSVLIFISGLSSYERPKPDSSILSRVFRKLDTKSITWLIPLCMNFVLIGVVSSIGSTFFIEQATDLNPYIGKLLIPILILPALQELPKKIWAQTIEGFANLPDLSVLVSIIFAVLSCITAAKVEARRLGMVNSQGVLDEPEKRIPMSMFWLVPQFVLLGLAEDLAEKTLQNVFVIQVEPRTLGDAVPAFFICLKIFLKLDIDDDEETKESNRKIMVRFKETMRSKRAYKESLAQAVKGVGIICGVLSVYLVGKISARGGKPSWFQYTINRSRLDNYYWTLAALSAANLFYFVFLMCKYPQDPELLRYQQECREHGKLMQGVEELGNPDSVPDDVKAKWTATYNQMATEHPDW; the protein is encoded by the exons ATGATCACTAAAGAAAGCACACTATTTCAGATGATGAAGTACGGTG TTCTAGTTTGGCCGAATTTACTCACCACATATCTCATGTCGATAATGGCGACATATCTAACTGGAGTCTGGAAGATCAGTATCACACATGCAGCGATTATTGTCAATCTGTATTCGGGAACAGTGGGCATAATGCCAGTGGGCTTGAAACTAATAATGGATGCTTTCGTCGGCAGCTACTGGGTGGTCTTGCTGTCCAGATTTGCCTTCGCCGCT GGTTTGGTCCTTTTGACGATGTCAACACCACCGGTCCTTTCTCTTGCAACAGGGACTTGTAGTTCATACGATGGCGAGTGCATTGGCCAAGTTCAAAGAATTCTCTTTTATACAGGATTGCCTCTAATAGCTGTGGGAGTGTCCGGTCACTTATCCTCGTTAATGGAGTTTGTAGAATCGCAGATACCTCCACCAACATATGAACAGTTGTTTCCATCTCAATATAACAAGTCCGATCCAGAAGCAGATGACAATGACCACTTGTTGTGCCAAATACGTTCATGTAAGGGTTTCTTCTTTGTGATGCTATCGCTGTTGGTCCCTGGAGTTGCAATTACGACAATTGGTTATGTCCGCCCTTGGTCATTTAAGTTTGGGATCCCAGCCACATTTACCGTGGTATCAGTACTTATTTTCATATCTGGTTTATCTTCATATGAACGTCCTAAACCAGACTCGAGCATTCTTTCTCGAGTTTTCAGGAAATTAGATACAAAAAGCATCACATGGTTGATTCCCTTATGCATGAACTTTGTCCTAATAGGTGTTGTGTCTTCGATTGGAAGTACTTTCTTCATCGAACAAGCAACCGATTTGAACCCCTACATTGGGAAGTTATTGATTCCTATTCTTATTCTACCAGCTTTGCAAGAGTTGCCCAAAAAAATTTGGGCACAGACAATAGAAGGGTTTGCCAACCTTCCTGATTTGTCAGTTTTGGTGTCAATAATATTTGCCGTTCTAAGTTGTATAACAGCTGCAAAAGTGGAGGCCCGAAGGTTAGGCATGGTTAATAGCCAAGGTGTACTTGACGAGCCTGAGAAAAGAATTCCCATGAGCATGTTTTGGTTGGTTCCACAGTTTGTTCTGCTTGGTTTGGCAGAAGATCTTGCAGAGAAAACCCTTCAAAATGTCTTCGTAATTCAGGTGGAACCCCGAACCCTTGGTGATGCTGTTCCAgcattctttatttgtttaaaaaTATTCCTGAAACTAGACATCGATGATGACGAGGAAACCAAAGAGTCCAATCGAAAGATTATGGTACGCTTTAAAGAAACTATGAGATCGAAGCGTGCTTATAAGGAAAGTTTAGCTCAGGCAGTTAAAGGAGTCGGAATCATATGCGGTGTGTTGTCAGTTTATCTAGTGGGTAAGATAAGTGCAAGAGGAGGGAAACCTAGTTGGTTTCAGTACACCATAAACAGGAGCCGTTTGGATAATTACTACTGGACGTTGGCTGCATTAAGCGCTGCTAatctcttttattttgttttcctgaTGTGTAAATATCCCCAAGATCCGGAACTACTTCGATACCAACAAGAATGTCGGGAGCATGGAAAACTGATGCAAGGAGTTGAGGAACTTGGAAACCCTGATTCAGTACCGGATGATGTAAAAGCTAAGTGGACTGCTACTTATAATCAGATGGCTACAGAGCACCCCGATTGGTGA